CGTCACCCGCCATGGCAACGCGGTGTCCCTTGGCCTTCAATTCATTGACAATGCGTTGTTTGTCCTCGGGAGAGACTTCGGCATGCACTTCGTCGATCCCCAGTTCTTTGGCCACAGCTTTGGCAGTGCGCAGATTATCCCCCGTGCACATGACCACGATGATCCCCATCTCGTGCAGCGATTCGATAGCCTCCTTCGAGGTTTTTTTGATCGGATCGGCTATGGCGATGAGGCCGAGGAGCTGATCGTCGCGTCCCGCCCAGATGACGGTCTTGGCCTCACCTTGCAGGCGCTCCGCCTCCTTCGTCAGCGCGGCGGGGATGGTGATGTTTGCCGCTTCGAGGAATGTCCTTTTGCCGATACGAATCAGCGCACCTTCGACTCTGGCCTGGACGCCGCCACCGGTCGTGCTCTCGAAGTCGGTGATGTCCGGCAGTTCCAGATCCTCTTGCTTCGCCTTATCGACAACAGCCCGGGCGAGGGGATGTTCAGACTGAGACTCGACGGCCGCCGCCAGACGCAACAAGTCGACGGTTCTAACGTCGTCTGGCGCTTGCGCATCGACAACTGAGGGCTTGCCCTCGGTGAGCGTGCCGGTCTTGTCGGTGATGAGGTGCGTGACCTTTTCAGCGCGTTCGATGGCTTCGGCGTTTTTGATCAGGATGCCGTTTTGGGCACCTCTGCCGACACCGACCATGATCGACATGGGGGTGGCCAGACCCAGCGCGCAGGGGCAGGCGATAATCAGCACAGAAACGGCGACCACGATGGCGTAGGCCATGGCTGGCGCCGGGCCGAAGGCGGCCCAGACCACGAAAGCGATCAGGGCGGTCAGCACGACCGCAGGTACAAAATAGCCAGCGACCTGGTCGGCCAGTTTCTGAATTGGTGCCCGGCTGCGTTGGGCCTCGGCGACCATTTTTACGATCCGGGCGAGCATGGTTTCCTCTCCCACGGCCTCAGCGCGCATGACGAAGCTGCCTGTCTGGTTGACTGTGGCGCCGATGACCTTGTCATTCTCGCCTTTCTTCACCGGGATCGGCTCGCCGGTGAGCATGGATTCGTCAATCGTGCTTTTTCCGTCGAGAATGACGCCGTCGAGAGGAACCTTTTCGCCGGGCCGCACGCGCAGGCGATCGCCTTTTTCAATGGCGTCGATCTCCACTTCCTCTTCTTCACCGTCTTCCTTGACCCGGTGAGCGGTTTTGGCCGCGAGGCCCAGCAAACTCTGGATGGCTTTACCGGTCTGCCGCCGGGCGCGGGCTTCGAGCCACTGCCCGAACAGGATGAGGGTTGTGATGACCGTGCCCGCCTCGAAATACAGGGCGACTTCACCATGCATGCGGAAGGAATCCGGGAAAAGTTCCGGAAACAGAACCGCCACGACGCTATAAGCATAGGCCGCACCGACACCCAGCATGATCAGTGTGAACATGTTCAGGCTGCGGTTGACGATGGATCGCCAGCCTCGAGTGAAAAACATGCTGCCCGCCCACAGAATGACGGGTGTCGCCAGAATAAGCTCCAACCAGCCTTGAAGCTTCGCTGAAAGGAACCCTTCAAAGGAGAGCCCTGGAATCATGCTATCGAAAGCGAGAAGCAGAACGGGCAGGGTCAGCGCGCCGGCAACAAGAGTTTTGCGCTTCAAACTCCGAATAACCGCCTCTTCCTCTTCAGCGTCGTCGCTTGACGCACTCAAAGGCTCCAGGTCCATGCCGCACTTGGGACAGCTTCCTGGCCCCTGCTGGATAATTTCGGGGTGCATCGGACAGGTGTATTCTCTCGACGCAACAGCCGGATCGGATGTCTTCGGCTGCGGGTGAAGATAGGCCTCGGGATCGGCCACGAATTTTTCCCGACACTTGGTCGAGCAAAACAGATATTCGGTCCCCTTGTGGGTATGAGAACCGGCGTTTTTCTTCTTGCTTACGGTCATGCCGCAGACCGGATCCTTGGTTATATAGGCTTTGGGATCAGCCGCGAACTTCTCTCGGCATTTATCCGAGCAGAAAGAATAGGTTTCTCCCTGCCACTGTGTTGTTCCGCCTTTGGAGTCGGGGGTAACCTCCATGCCGCATACAGGATCTCTCATGATTTACACCTTCTCTCTCGGGAAAGAATTCATTGAAACCTGTTTTCCAGATTCGCAGTACCGCCCTCTGTCTGTACTTTCGAAAAAAGAAAACTACGTTAATTTTACTACTTATGATCGGTTTTGCTTGATTGGACCTCCCGTTTCAGTTCTGAGTAAGCATACAAGGGGTCATCCATTGCATTATGTCACTCCACTGCACCATGCCATTGCACCTGTTGATCGGCTGTCACTTTTGACCCACTATCAGCACATGGGCCAAAAGTGTAAAACATTACAACCCAATGAAATTAGATACAAAACGGTTTCGCAGTGGGCCGAGGTTGGACGCCGTTGATGGGCCAGATTTCGATGCCGATTGACAAGCACAAGATCAATTACAGGAGTTGGCAGAAAGGGCGCTCCCAGCGTGAAGAAGGGGAGCTCGTCGCAGAGTTTGACGGAAAACACGGTTGGTTCTGGCGCAATCGCACCTCAACGTCGATGACGATAACCCTTCAGGTTGAAGGAGAACACACTGACTTGATGAGGTCATCTGATCTTTTATAGCCCAGTCAAATCAAAACGCCCGCAGCAAGCTGCGGGCGTTTTTGTTAAAAACCCTTGCACCGAATATGGAGCAAGGCTGGGCTCAATTATCAGAAGTTTATCTTGACTCTTTGCCACATTCCGAATTGGAGTGAAATTTTTCCAAAATTTGCTCGAAGGTAGCGTCGGGCGGTAATTGAGCCAGAACTTCCAGAGCCCGCTCTTTGTCGCTTTTCATTTCGTCAAGACTCTTCCCTTTGGCTCCGGTCTTTTTGTCGACAATTTTGTCGTGAACAATAATGACGACCATGATGAGCATGAAGATGGTCAGTAGAAGAAGAAAAAGAGCCATATTAGACATATGTGTGACATCATTTCCTTTAGGTTTTCATAACTGCAACTATGGCGAACTCCCACCAAAAATCCAAATCCCGACAAGCTCATATGACCAGGTCATCCCATTTTGGCAGGTTGCGGGAATCTACCGACCTGCCAAAGGTAAGGCACATTATATCGATTGATATAATACCAAAAGATATAATGTACCCTGATCTAAATGCCAACCACGTGCCTTGCCATACGTACAACGAATTAAGGCGTGTGGCTCCTTAGTTTTCACGGATCTGTCCGAATTTGCGCCGAAAACGACACCTTGACAGGGTGGTGATGGCCGATAGAATTTTACCTTATACGGCAAAGCCTTTCACTGCAGGGCAAAAGCCGACCAATGCACATGGGAGTGGATACAGCGATCTCAATGCATTCAGAAGCTTTGGCCAGTGATTGGCGCAAATAACCTTCCGCTCTGCGAGGAGACTTGCTTATGGCCCGTAACCTCACGCAAAAAATTCTGGCCGAGCACCTGGTCGAAGGGCGTCTGACTCCGGGCGAGGAAATCGGCCTGCGCATTGATCATACTTTGCTGCAGGACGCCACTGGAACAATGGCCATGCTTGAGTTCGAAGCCCTCGGCCTTGATCGGGTCAAGGTCCAATTGGCGGCCCAGTACGTCGACCACAACTTGTTGCAGACTGACTTCAAAAACGCCGACGACCATCGTTACCTGCAGACCGCCTGCGCCCGTTACGGCATCTATTTCAGTCGTCCGGGCAACGGCATCTCCCACCAGGTGCATATGGAACGTTTTGGCCGCCCCGGGCTGACCATGCTTGGCGCCGATAGCCACACTCCGGGCGCTGCCGGGGTGTCGATGTTGGCCATCGGAGCTGGCGGCCTCGACGTGGCCATGGCCATGGCCGGTTACCCCTATTATTTCCCCTGCCCGCGGGTTCTGGGAGTGCGGCTCACCGGTGAGTTACCGGACTGGGTCAGCGCCAAGGATGTGATCCTCGAGATGCTGCGCCGCTACGATGTCAAGGGCTGCGTCGGCAAGGTGATTGAATACTACGGCCCTGGGGTCGAATCTCTCTCCGCCACCGACCGCGAAACCATCGGCAACATGGGGACCGAACTCGGCGCCACCAGCAGCATCTTCCCATCCGACCGACGGACGCAGGAATACCTGCAGGCGCAGCAGCGCGGCGATGCCTG
The sequence above is a segment of the Desulfuromonas sp. KJ2020 genome. Coding sequences within it:
- a CDS encoding heavy metal translocating P-type ATPase, giving the protein MRDPVCGMEVTPDSKGGTTQWQGETYSFCSDKCREKFAADPKAYITKDPVCGMTVSKKKNAGSHTHKGTEYLFCSTKCREKFVADPEAYLHPQPKTSDPAVASREYTCPMHPEIIQQGPGSCPKCGMDLEPLSASSDDAEEEEAVIRSLKRKTLVAGALTLPVLLLAFDSMIPGLSFEGFLSAKLQGWLELILATPVILWAGSMFFTRGWRSIVNRSLNMFTLIMLGVGAAYAYSVVAVLFPELFPDSFRMHGEVALYFEAGTVITTLILFGQWLEARARRQTGKAIQSLLGLAAKTAHRVKEDGEEEEVEIDAIEKGDRLRVRPGEKVPLDGVILDGKSTIDESMLTGEPIPVKKGENDKVIGATVNQTGSFVMRAEAVGEETMLARIVKMVAEAQRSRAPIQKLADQVAGYFVPAVVLTALIAFVVWAAFGPAPAMAYAIVVAVSVLIIACPCALGLATPMSIMVGVGRGAQNGILIKNAEAIERAEKVTHLITDKTGTLTEGKPSVVDAQAPDDVRTVDLLRLAAAVESQSEHPLARAVVDKAKQEDLELPDITDFESTTGGGVQARVEGALIRIGKRTFLEAANITIPAALTKEAERLQGEAKTVIWAGRDDQLLGLIAIADPIKKTSKEAIESLHEMGIIVVMCTGDNLRTAKAVAKELGIDEVHAEVSPEDKQRIVNELKAKGHRVAMAGDGINDAPALAAADVGVAMGTGTDVAIESAGLTLVKGDLRGIVSGLRLSRAVMRNIRQNLFFAFIYNATGVPIAAGVLYPIFGILLSPMIAGAAMAFSSVSVISNALRLRKVTL